The DNA sequence CATCCTGGCATTTTACGCCGCAGAGCGGCGGGGAATCGACCCGCAGGGATTGAAAAAACCTCTGGACGTCTTGCCGCGTTTCGACTCCAGAGGCTTCTTCTTTCGACCTTTTCACTCCTCACCTGTGTATATAATACACGCTTCAAATCAGATTCGAGCTCTAAAGTGACAGTTTCTATAACTGTCATACTTCAACAGGTCATATTCAAGCCTTGTTACAATCACGACATTGGAGCACAGCTAGCATTCTACAATTGGGAGCGTTGGCAAAGGGGCGATCGCCCCATCCGCTCAATCGCTCAGTAAGGACATCGTGACAGCAGCAGTGCAATTGTAGAAAAAGTTCACAATTTCAGCCCAAAGGGCTCTGCTCTATGAGAAGCTAGTCCCAATGTCTGTCTTCATCCGGCCTGAAACTTGAGAAGTGCCGTTAGACTCAATCCGAGGTTATCACTGTCTATGGTAGGTACCGCGTTACAACATCCTCAGTTGGACATCGACTCCATTAATCAACATCTCGATTCGTTGGATTCTGCCCAGGTGATCAAGTGGGCGTCTGAAACCTTCGGAAATGGGCTGGTCATGAGTACCAGTTTTGGTATTCAGTCTGCTGTGATGTTGCATTTAGTGACCTCTGTTGTACCGTCTATTCCGGTCATTTGGGTCGATACGGGCTATCTTCCTGCCAAAACCTATCGTTTTGCAGAAGAGCTTTCGCAACGTCTCAACCTCAATCTGCACGTCTATCAATCCCCCATCAGCCCCGCTCGCATGGAAGCCCTGTACGGCAAACTATGGGACAAACAGGATGTGGAGTCTCTCAACCTCTACGATCAAATTCGTAAGGTAGAACCGATGCAGCGCGCCTTGGAGGATTTGGGTGCAACCGCATGGCTGGCCGGACTCCGTCGAGATCAAACGAGCCATCGCAAAAATTTGACGATCCTGACTCGTCAAGATCCGTACTATAAGGTGCTACCGATTTTGGGTTGGAACTCAAAGAATATCTACGACTATCTTCAAGCCCACGATTTGCCATACCATCCTATGTTCGATGAAGGGTATGTCACCGTAGGAGATTGGCATTCGAGCCGTCCGATCATGGCAACGGATGAACATGAACGCGATACTCGCTTCCACGGACTCAAACAAGAATGCGGCATTCACCTCCCCCAAACCATTGGAGAAGAGGAAAGTCTCAATTCCAGTTCACTGTAAAGACTGCTGCGGCTCTAAAGATGGTCACCCTGACTTGGGCATACCGACGTCTTGGACTCAGTTCTCGATCCAGTGCCTGAATTTATGACGTAGCCAAGCATGACCAACTCAAAACTAAGAATTTCACGCCCCACATTGGTATTAGTCATCCGTTTGGGCTTGAGTTTGGGCGTCGGCATCGTCGTCCATTGAGGGGGGCACCGATTTCTGACCATTTTCCAGATCAGGAGAAATGGACGTAGCGTCAGCTTCTTCAATCAACAATAAATCGGATTCAAGGGTGCGGGTAGACACCTGATCCAGTCGTTGAATCTGAATATGTTGGAGTCGAGGGCCATCGACCGAGACCAGGGTAAATTCAAGGTTCTGATACTGAAATTTTTCTCCCTGTTCAGGAATTTTCTGCATTTCATAAATCATGAATCCGCCCACCGTTTGATAGTCCTCAATAATGGGTAAATTCACGTCCATCAAATCGTTCAATTCTTCCAAATCCATCTGCGCTTGAACTAGGAAGGTTTGCTCGTCTAAAACCTGAAATTCGCTGTCAGAGTCGTCTTCTAGCTCATGGGAATCTCCCAAAATCTCGGTTGTTAAATCCTGGATGGTCACGAGTCCGGCTGTGCCGCCAAATTCATCCACCACGACCACCATCTGCTGTCCCGATCGCTGCATGATTTGCAACAGTTCAGTCAGGGGCAGGTACTCCGGTACAAACCGAGCTGGACGAATCCACGGTTCGATCGGGCTATCTAACGTTAGCAGTCCTTGGGCAAGGGGTTCTGCGAGTTCTTTGAAGTAAATGACGCCGCACACATCGTCCAAGGATTCGCCAATGACTGGATAACGAGAATGTCCAGATTCCACGACTTCATTCAGCAAGTGCTGAAAGGTAGCATCCTTCGGTAAGCTCACGATGCTCGTGCGGGGGATCATCGCTTCTCCGGTGCTGACCTCCCGAAACTCAAACACGTTACTCAACATTTGCCTTTCTTCGGCTTCCAAGTCTGGAGACTCAGTGGAGGTATTGATAATGAGCTGAAGTTCTTCAGGCGTGACGCGGCTAGACCACCCTTGCCCCGTATATTCAATTCCCACAAGCCGCAGCAGCCAGTGGGTAGACTGGTTGAGAATCCAAATGAAGGGGTTAAAAATGCGGGCGATCGCCATACTGGGTGCCCCCAAGACCCGCGATAGCTGTTCGGGATAAAGCAAAGCCACGGATTTTGGGCACAACTCGCCCAACACAATTTGCAGATAGGCAATCAGGATAAAGGCTAAGGGGAGCGCAACGGAGTGGGCAACGGTCGGTACCAGTTCTACAGGCAAGGGGAACCGGATCAGAAGTGCCGCAATTAAAACGGCCATCGTCCCCTCGCCAATCCACCCTAGGGCAAGGCTAGAGAGGGTAATCCCCAGTTGAGTTGCTGATAATAGTCGATCGATGCTGCGCTGCAGGCTCTGAACCGTTTTAGCTTGAATATCCCCTGCTGAGGCAAGCTGGTTAATGCGCGATCGCCGCACTGAAACGATTGAGAATTCCGCCGCGACGAAAAACGCATTGATCACAATTAAGAGAAAAACGGCCATCAGGCGCGCGAGTACACCCGATAGCGTTAGATTCGTTACCATATCAAAGTCCGTAAAGGGGTGAAGCGCAGCACTCGTGAGTTCGCCCCAGCCGATACTGAATTGGCGATCGCTAAAGTCACTATCGTAATCAACGCAAGACCAATCAATTAGACTCCGTATCTAAAAATGGGTCAGATTCTGCCAACGGATCGCTGGCTGGGGAATCCGGTGCAGTTTCATCCGGCTGCCCGTCGATATTTGGATCTTCAACCTCGGGTGACTCCCAGGGCGCTGATTCCATGCCCGCATCTACCGCAGTCTCAGAACTCGATTCTGCTGTCCCAGGCTCAAAACTAGCATCGGAAACGCCAGAACTGGGCGAATCGGATGCTAATTCTGATTCTGGGGCAGTTTCCTCTACAACCCTCGAAGATGTCGGAGTAGCACTCCCTGGAGCAGGTGTTGCCTCTGGAGTGGAGGGCTTGCCGCTCATCCGTGCCTTAACGTCCTCAATGAGCTTGGTTTCATCCAGAAATGTCATACCCTGCTCTGATGGAGTGTCCTTACGTTCAGATCGACGGATCGGGCTTCCTGGCCGACTATCGGGCTGGGTAATGCCTCGTAGCGCTTCGCGCCCTAGGGAGTATCCCCATGTCCCACTGAATAGACCTGCGCCCATCATTAAGAAAAGCAAAATAAAGGTAAGGATAACGGTTGGATTAACTGCCATTTTGGAAACTTTACGTGTTGTCCGAACACTGCGCCGTTACCGTTAGTCATGCACTCCCACTCCCATGCCCAAAGAGTAGGGTGAGGTAGAATGCCTGCGGAATGCAGACTTTACGTCAATCATGATGATTGTGCGGCTACGGTTAGGATATACCC is a window from the Synechococcales cyanobacterium T60_A2020_003 genome containing:
- a CDS encoding HlyC/CorC family transporter, whose amino-acid sequence is MVTNLTLSGVLARLMAVFLLIVINAFFVAAEFSIVSVRRSRINQLASAGDIQAKTVQSLQRSIDRLLSATQLGITLSSLALGWIGEGTMAVLIAALLIRFPLPVELVPTVAHSVALPLAFILIAYLQIVLGELCPKSVALLYPEQLSRVLGAPSMAIARIFNPFIWILNQSTHWLLRLVGIEYTGQGWSSRVTPEELQLIINTSTESPDLEAEERQMLSNVFEFREVSTGEAMIPRTSIVSLPKDATFQHLLNEVVESGHSRYPVIGESLDDVCGVIYFKELAEPLAQGLLTLDSPIEPWIRPARFVPEYLPLTELLQIMQRSGQQMVVVVDEFGGTAGLVTIQDLTTEILGDSHELEDDSDSEFQVLDEQTFLVQAQMDLEELNDLMDVNLPIIEDYQTVGGFMIYEMQKIPEQGEKFQYQNLEFTLVSVDGPRLQHIQIQRLDQVSTRTLESDLLLIEEADATSISPDLENGQKSVPPSMDDDADAQTQAQTDD
- the cysH gene encoding phosphoadenosine phosphosulfate reductase — protein: MVGTALQHPQLDIDSINQHLDSLDSAQVIKWASETFGNGLVMSTSFGIQSAVMLHLVTSVVPSIPVIWVDTGYLPAKTYRFAEELSQRLNLNLHVYQSPISPARMEALYGKLWDKQDVESLNLYDQIRKVEPMQRALEDLGATAWLAGLRRDQTSHRKNLTILTRQDPYYKVLPILGWNSKNIYDYLQAHDLPYHPMFDEGYVTVGDWHSSRPIMATDEHERDTRFHGLKQECGIHLPQTIGEEESLNSSSL